The Quadrisphaera setariae nucleotide sequence TCGACCTGCAGAAGGCCGTCGTGGAGCACGGCGCGGACATCGGCCTGGCCTTCGACGGCGACGCCGACCGCGTCTTCGTCGTCGACGAGCGCGGCGAGCCGGTGAGCCCGTCGGCGGTGACCGCGATGGTGGCGCTGCGCGAGCTCGCCAAGACCCCCGGCGCCACGGTGCTGCACAACCTCATCTGCTCGCGCGCCGTGCCGGAGCAGATCGCCGCCGCCGGGGGCGTGCCCGTGCGCACCCGCGTCGGCCACTCCTTCATCAAGGCCGAGATGGCCCGCACCGGCGCCGTCTTCGGCGGCGAGCACTCCGCGCACTTCTACTTCCAGGACTTCTGGGGCGCCGACACCGGCATGCTCGCCGCGATGCACGTGCTCGCCGCGCTGGGGGAGCAGCCCGGCGCGCTCTCGGCGCTCGTGGCCGACTACGACCCGTACACCGCCAGCGGTGAGATCAACTCGACCGTCACCGACGTCGCGGGGACCACGGCCGCGGTGCGCGCCACCTGGGAGGCCCGCGGCGGCGTCGTCGACACCATGGACGGCCTCACCGTCTCCTCGCCCGAGGGCGAGAGCCCGATGTGGTGGTTCAACCTGCGCCCCTCCAACACCGAGCCGCTGCTGCGCCTCAACGCCGAGGGGGCGGACACTGCCACCATGGAGCGCGTGCGCGACGAGGTGCTGTCCCAGGTCCGCGGCGGGACCGCCTGATGGCGGGCGCCCCCGCCGGCAGCGGTGAGCCGTGGCGCGAGGAGTGGGTCCGCTCCCTCCTGCGCTGCCCGGTCGACCACGCCGAGCTGCGCGACGTCGCGCTCGCCGACGAGGTCGCGGGACTGGCCTGCACCGACGCCGGCCACCGCGTGGCCTACCCCGTCATCGACGGGGTCCCGGTGCTCCTCGTCGACGACGCCGTCCCCCTGGGCTGACGCCGCCGACGGGCCTCGTCGGCAGTCCCGCCCCGCGGCGGTGGCGGGACGTCGGATGATGGGGGCGTGATGCCGCGATGATCGACGAAGCCCTCCTCGACGACCCCGCCGGCCTCGAGGCCGGTGACCCGCTCGGCGTGCTGCGCGCGCTCGCCGGGGCAGGCGCCCAGGTCCGCCGCGCCACCGACCACGCCCTCGAGAGCGGCATCGCCCGGCTCGACCCCTCCGACCGGCCGCGCGCCGTGCTCGTGGCCGCCCGCGGCGGCTCGGAGGTGGTGGCCGACGCCGTCACCGCGCTCGCCGGCGCCGCCTCCCCGGTGCCCGTCATCGCGCGCACCGGAGACGTCCTTCCCGGGTGGGTGGGGCCGCTCGACATGGTGGTGTCGGTCTCGCTGTCCGGGTCCCACAGCCCGGCCATCCCCGTGGTGGCCGAGGCGGGACGGCGCGGCGCGCGCGTGCTCACCGTCTCCCGCGAGGGCTCCGCGCTGGCCCGCGTCAGCCAGCAGGTGCGCGGCCTGCACGTCGAGACCCCGTCACCGGGCCGCGACGCCGTGGCGGTGCCCACCACCCGCACCGCCCTGTGGTCGCTGCTGACGCCCGTGCTGCTGGCCTTCGACAGGCTCGGCCTGCTCAGCGCCGGCCCGTCGGAGCTGGCGGCGCTGGCCGACGCCCTCGACGAGGAGGCCCGCGAGGACCGCCCCTCCTCGGAGACCTTCGTCAACCCCGCGAAGGCCCTCGCGGTGGAGCTGGACGGGTCGGTGCCCGTGGTGCTGGGCGACGGTCCCGTCTCCGCGGTGGCCGCGCGCCGCGCCGCCACGGTGCTGGCCCGCTCCGCGCGCGTGCCGGCGCTGGCCGGCACCCTCCCGGACGACGCCGGCGACGTCGTGGCGACCTTCGGCGGTCCCTTCGCCAGCGACGGCGGAGACGTCTCCAGCGTCTTCAGGGACCCCTTCCTCGACGGGCCCGGCGGTCCGAAGCTGCGGCTCATGCTGCTGCGCGAGCTGGAGGCGCCCGCCAGCTCCGCCGTCGTCGACATCGCCGAGCGCGCCGGGGTGCGCGTCTCGCAGGTGTCCGTGAAGGGTGAGAGCCCGCTGGAGCGGCTGGGGCTGCTCATCGCCCGCACCGACTTCGCCGCCACCTACCTGGCGCTCGGCTCCGGGACCGACCCGGGCTCGAGCCCGCACGTGGCGGACCTGCGCGACGCCCTCCGCTGACAGCGCCGCCCCGCTCACCGAGTGCGGTGGGCGGGGCGGCAGGGCTGAGCAGGGGTGTCAGCAGGTCTCAGTAGCGGAAGAGCGCCACCTGGGCGCGCAGCGCCGTCGCCATCTCCGCCAGACCCGCCACGGACGCGTTCGCCGCCGCCACCGACGTGCTGGTGGTGCCCGCGGCCGTGGTGACGCCGCCGATGGTCGACGCGATCTGCTGCGCCCCGTCGGCGGCCTCGCCCACCGAGCGGGACATCTCCTGCGTCGTGGCCGACTGCTCCTCCACCGCCGAGGCGATGGTGGTCTGGAAGGTGGAGATCTGCGAGATCACGTCGGTGATCTGCGCGATGGCGGTGGCGGCGCCGGCAGAGTCCTGCTGGATGGTCTCCACGCGGTGGGCGATGTCCTCGGTGGCGCGCGCCGTCTCGCGGGCCAGCTCCTTGACCTCCCCGGCGACCACGGCGAAGCCCTTGCCGAGCTCTCCGGCGCGCGCTGCCTCGATGGTGGCGTTGAGGGCGAGGAGGTTGGTCTGCTCGGCGATGGAGGTGATGACCTTGACGACGTCGCCGATCTCGCGGCTGGAGACCGCCAGCTGGGTGACGGTGCCCGAGGCGGCCTCCGCCGCGGTGACCGCGTCGCTGGCCACCCGGGTCGCCTCGGAGGTGGACCTGGCGATCTCGCGGATCGCGGAGCCCATCTCGTCGGCGCCCGCGGCGACGGTCTGCACGCTGGCGGAGACCTCGTGAGCGGTGCTCGCGACCTGGTCGGACTGCGCGCTGGTCTGCTCGGCGGCCGCGGTGATGCGGGACGTGGTCGACGCCAGGTCGGCGGAGGCGGCGGCCACCCGGTCCGCGGACCCGACCACGGAGGCCATCACGCCGCGCAGCGACCCCATGGCGCTCGCGAGGGAGGTCGCCACCTCACCGAGCTCGTCGCGGTCGTGCACCTGAGGCACCACCGTGAGGTCACCGCTGGCCAGCGCCTCCGTGGCGGTGCGCACCGAGGCCAGCGCCCGCACCGTGCGGCGCACGACGAGCAGCGCCACGGCCCCGGCCACGAGGACACCGGCCACCAGCGCCGCCCACAGCGCCCGCTCCGCCGCGACCGCCGTGGCCTCGCCGCTCGCCGCGATGGCGCCGGCGGTCTCGCGGTTGTGGTCGGCCTCGGCCTGGATGTCGTCCATGACCGCGTCGACACCCGCCTGAAGCGGTCCGGTGATGACCGCCGACGCGGCGCCGGGCTGCCCGCTGTCGGCGGCGGGGACCAGCTGCTCGGTGGCGACCGCGTAGTAGGTGCCCAGGTCCTTCGAGAGCTCCTCGTAGGCCGCGGGGCTCGACGCCACGGTGGCGTAGTCCTCCAGCTGCGCGTCGATCTTCTGCTTGCGCTCGGCGAGCTCGGTCACCACGTCCGCGCGAGCTGCCGCGTCGAGGGAGTCGTAGGAGGCGTACCTGGCCCGGTCGCCCTGGTAGGAGCGCTGCAGGTCGTTGAGCTTGCTCATCGGCACGACGGTCTCGGCGTAGAGGTGCTGCTCGCCCTCCGCCAGCGCGTGGAGCCTGTCGACGGCGAGGACGGTCAGACCGGTGCTCACCACGCCCAGCAGGGCCAGGGAGGTGCCGATCTTGACGCTGAGGGACCTGTCGGTGAAGAAGCGGAGTGCGGGGGCCATGAGTGCTCCTGGTGTGCGACGTCGCTGGTGCACGGTGCCGGGCGACCGCGCGAGGTTCGGCGCGCTTCTCGGCCTTCTCCTCAGGGATCGGCCGCTGCCGCCGCACCTTGAGCGGCTGGGGCGCCCTCACGGGAGGGACGGCCCCGCCTCGGCTGCGCGCTGATGCGTCCGGGTGGGCGCGGCTACCATGGGTGTGCTCGGCGTCGGTGCTGACCGAGGCCCAGAGGGGCCGCGCCGGCAAGGTCATCGTCGGCTGCTGCCCCCTCGCGCGGCAGCACCCGACCGTCGCCACACCCTCTGGAGGCCCACCCATGGCAGTGCAGCACCGCGTCCGCGACCTCTCCCTGGCCCCCGCCGGACGCCACCAGATCCGCCTGGCCGAGCACGAGATGCCCGGTCTCATGGCCCTGCGCGAGCGCTACACCGCGTCGCAGCCGCTGGCCGGCGCCCGCATCGCGGGCTCCATCCACATGACCGTGCAGACCGCCGTGCTCATCGAGACCCTCGTCGCGCTCGGCGCCGAGGTCCGCTGGGCCAGCTGCAACATCTTCTCCACGGACGACGCCGCCGCGGCCGCCGTCGTCGTCGGCCCCTCGGAGCAGGGCGGGACCCCGGAGGACCCCCGGGGCGTGCCGGTCTTCGCCTGGAAGGGCGAGACCCTCGAGGAGTACTGGGAGTGCACCGACCAGATCTTCCGCTGGGACGGGGTGGACGGCCCCAACATGATCCTCGACGACGGCGGTGACGCCACCCTGCTCGTGCACAAGGGCGTCGAGTTCGAGGCCGCCGGCGCGGTGCCGTCAGCGGGCGAGGACGACTCCGAGGAGTACCGCGTCATCCTCGAGACCCTGCGCCGCTCGGTGGCCGAGGACGGCCAGCGCTTCACGCGCATGGCCCCCGGCATCAAGGGCGTCACCGAGGAGACCACCACCGGCGTGCACCGCCTGTACGAGATGCAGCGCGCCG carries:
- a CDS encoding Trm112 family protein, giving the protein MAGAPAGSGEPWREEWVRSLLRCPVDHAELRDVALADEVAGLACTDAGHRVAYPVIDGVPVLLVDDAVPLG
- a CDS encoding SIS domain-containing protein codes for the protein MIDEALLDDPAGLEAGDPLGVLRALAGAGAQVRRATDHALESGIARLDPSDRPRAVLVAARGGSEVVADAVTALAGAASPVPVIARTGDVLPGWVGPLDMVVSVSLSGSHSPAIPVVAEAGRRGARVLTVSREGSALARVSQQVRGLHVETPSPGRDAVAVPTTRTALWSLLTPVLLAFDRLGLLSAGPSELAALADALDEEAREDRPSSETFVNPAKALAVELDGSVPVVLGDGPVSAVAARRAATVLARSARVPALAGTLPDDAGDVVATFGGPFASDGGDVSSVFRDPFLDGPGGPKLRLMLLRELEAPASSAVVDIAERAGVRVSQVSVKGESPLERLGLLIARTDFAATYLALGSGTDPGSSPHVADLRDALR
- a CDS encoding methyl-accepting chemotaxis protein — translated: MAPALRFFTDRSLSVKIGTSLALLGVVSTGLTVLAVDRLHALAEGEQHLYAETVVPMSKLNDLQRSYQGDRARYASYDSLDAAARADVVTELAERKQKIDAQLEDYATVASSPAAYEELSKDLGTYYAVATEQLVPAADSGQPGAASAVITGPLQAGVDAVMDDIQAEADHNRETAGAIAASGEATAVAAERALWAALVAGVLVAGAVALLVVRRTVRALASVRTATEALASGDLTVVPQVHDRDELGEVATSLASAMGSLRGVMASVVGSADRVAAASADLASTTSRITAAAEQTSAQSDQVASTAHEVSASVQTVAAGADEMGSAIREIARSTSEATRVASDAVTAAEAASGTVTQLAVSSREIGDVVKVITSIAEQTNLLALNATIEAARAGELGKGFAVVAGEVKELARETARATEDIAHRVETIQQDSAGAATAIAQITDVISQISTFQTTIASAVEEQSATTQEMSRSVGEAADGAQQIASTIGGVTTAAGTTSTSVAAANASVAGLAEMATALRAQVALFRY